A stretch of the Oceanimonas doudoroffii genome encodes the following:
- a CDS encoding Na+/H+ antiporter NhaC family protein: MMNRQWNDEEDGMEKILRPRVDKLPIGWIRLAVVSGLLLLAIFFGTGKDNGEFGLLALVPTLVVLGLALLIRRTLEPLLAGALTGFALIEPQRTLHNFVASTLEVMQGPIMGWLILVCGLLGSLIALLQFSGATLAFSDSLGKYVKRRSHALMASWLLGIAIFIDDYLNALTVSTAMRKLSDKLNISRDMLAYVVDSTSAPVCLLIPFSTWVIYLAGLIEANGLVPEGEGFNYYLSLLPYLVYPWVGLLLVPLVAFGVIPLLGSMRQAERDCLEGNSMPVEQDEPGHRQPPRLMNFMLPVLTLLLATWYFDIDALMGVGCALVVSLVLYRLQGLASLPRLFDEIIQGMATMLLPLGIVFAAFVLQAVNEKLGLAPYLIDTITPYMNARWLPALSFLVLAGLTFATGSFWGVYAIAFPIMVPLAQALDANMALTLGALVSAGAFGSHACFFGDSTVISARGCGISPMQHALSQLPYTLIAACITTVLLWLLA; encoded by the coding sequence ATGATGAATCGTCAATGGAACGACGAGGAAGATGGCATGGAGAAAATACTGCGCCCCCGAGTGGATAAACTGCCCATCGGCTGGATTCGGCTGGCGGTAGTGAGTGGCTTGTTGCTGCTGGCGATATTCTTTGGAACGGGAAAAGACAACGGCGAATTCGGGCTGCTGGCCCTGGTGCCGACATTGGTGGTATTGGGACTGGCGTTACTGATCCGGCGAACCCTGGAGCCGCTGCTGGCCGGCGCCCTGACCGGGTTTGCCCTGATTGAACCACAGCGAACGCTGCACAACTTTGTGGCCAGCACCCTGGAAGTAATGCAGGGGCCCATCATGGGCTGGCTGATCCTGGTATGCGGCCTGCTTGGCAGTTTAATCGCTCTGCTGCAGTTTTCCGGGGCTACCCTGGCCTTCAGCGACAGCCTGGGTAAATATGTGAAACGCCGTTCTCATGCCCTGATGGCCAGCTGGCTGCTGGGCATTGCCATTTTTATCGATGACTATCTTAACGCCCTGACCGTCAGTACCGCCATGCGTAAGCTGTCGGACAAGCTGAACATTTCCCGGGACATGCTGGCCTATGTGGTGGACTCCACCTCGGCGCCGGTGTGCCTGCTGATCCCGTTTTCCACCTGGGTAATTTATCTCGCCGGCTTGATCGAAGCCAATGGCCTGGTGCCGGAAGGGGAGGGCTTCAACTATTACCTGAGTCTGTTGCCTTACCTGGTGTACCCCTGGGTGGGGCTGTTGCTGGTGCCCCTGGTGGCCTTTGGCGTCATTCCGCTGCTGGGCAGCATGAGGCAGGCGGAGCGGGACTGCCTTGAAGGCAACAGCATGCCGGTGGAGCAGGACGAGCCGGGCCACCGTCAGCCGCCTCGGCTGATGAACTTCATGCTGCCGGTACTGACCCTGCTGCTGGCCACCTGGTATTTCGACATCGATGCCCTGATGGGCGTGGGCTGTGCCCTGGTGGTGTCGCTGGTACTGTATCGGCTGCAGGGGCTGGCCAGTTTGCCCCGGCTGTTTGACGAAATTATTCAGGGCATGGCCACCATGCTGCTGCCCCTGGGCATCGTGTTTGCGGCCTTTGTGCTGCAGGCGGTGAACGAGAAGTTGGGGCTGGCGCCTTATTTGATCGACACCATTACCCCCTACATGAACGCCCGCTGGCTGCCGGCGCTCAGCTTTCTGGTGCTCGCCGGGCTGACCTTTGCCACCGGCTCCTTCTGGGGGGTGTATGCCATCGCCTTTCCCATCATGGTGCCTCTGGCGCAGGCGCTGGACGCCAACATGGCGCTAACCCTGGGGGCCCTGGTGTCGGCGGGGGCCTTTGGCAGCCATGCCTGCTTCTTTGGTGACTCCACCGTGATCTCCGCCCGGGGATGCGGCATCAGCCCGATGCAGCATGCCTTAAGCCAACTGCCCTATACCCTGATTGCCGCCTGCATCACCACGGTACTGCTGTGGCTGCTGGCCTGA
- a CDS encoding EamA family transporter, whose protein sequence is MNPRDFWLIVLVMAIWGINFSMIKLGVSELDPLLVAAARFLCATFPIIFFIRRPKVPWRHLIGYGLVFGTGIWGMASCAITFGLSAGMASVLLQLDVLTTVLVGVLLYRETISRRMWSGIAIALLGVLVAIVYTNGNVTPAGVLFILISAICWPLAGVIVRRSGTQSAFAFNIWGMLFAPLPLIGLSLLFNGIDVLEITYRQWHAGTWLSVLFQAYPTTLFGYWVWNRMLLKYPMSQMAPMTLLVTVFALASGYLMYGEQLSPAQWASCTAFLLGIALVLYRGPLPGKPRTPLSTDKGTA, encoded by the coding sequence ATGAACCCACGGGATTTCTGGCTGATCGTCCTGGTCATGGCGATCTGGGGCATCAACTTTTCCATGATCAAACTCGGCGTCAGCGAGCTGGATCCGCTGCTGGTCGCGGCGGCCCGCTTTCTCTGCGCTACCTTTCCCATCATCTTTTTCATTCGCCGACCCAAGGTGCCCTGGCGCCACCTGATAGGCTACGGTCTGGTGTTCGGCACCGGCATCTGGGGCATGGCGTCCTGCGCCATCACCTTTGGCCTGTCGGCGGGCATGGCCTCGGTGCTGCTGCAGCTCGACGTGCTTACCACGGTGCTGGTGGGCGTATTGTTGTATCGGGAAACCATCAGCCGGCGCATGTGGTCGGGCATTGCCATCGCCCTGCTTGGTGTGCTGGTGGCCATCGTCTACACCAACGGCAACGTCACTCCCGCCGGCGTGCTGTTTATTCTGATATCGGCCATCTGCTGGCCCCTGGCGGGGGTGATAGTGCGTCGCTCGGGCACGCAGTCGGCCTTTGCCTTCAATATCTGGGGCATGTTGTTTGCCCCCTTGCCGCTGATTGGGCTCAGCCTGCTGTTCAACGGGATCGACGTGCTGGAGATCACCTACCGGCAATGGCATGCCGGCACCTGGCTCTCGGTACTGTTTCAGGCCTATCCCACCACCCTGTTCGGCTACTGGGTATGGAACCGTATGCTGCTCAAATACCCAATGAGCCAGATGGCCCCCATGACGTTGCTGGTCACGGTGTTTGCCCTTGCCAGTGGCTACCTGATGTACGGTGAGCAACTGTCACCGGCCCAGTGGGCCTCGTGCACGGCCTTTTTGCTGGGTATCGCCCTGGTGCTGTATCGGGGACCACTGCCCGGCAAGCCGCGCACTCCTCTGAGTACCGACAAGGGCACGGCATAG
- a CDS encoding DUF2960 family protein — translation MAFRIRYHYRKQQKEIGYANDKHHSIYDAIAAAEGLNLAEFRRMEDQLANISRNDKKTMKEFREEYFRKLGVTQISIFREE, via the coding sequence ATGGCCTTTCGCATTCGTTACCACTACCGCAAGCAGCAAAAGGAAATCGGCTACGCCAACGACAAGCATCACAGCATTTATGATGCCATTGCCGCCGCCGAGGGGCTGAACCTGGCGGAGTTTCGCCGCATGGAAGATCAACTGGCGAATATCAGCCGCAACGATAAAAAAACCATGAAGGAATTTCGGGAAGAATATTTTCGCAAGCTGGGGGTTACCCAGATCAGCATTTTTCGGGAAGAATAA
- a CDS encoding cory-CC-star protein, whose translation MKIKRVLAWINRASQYAEEVYNAPYRAAIARARREEEDLFMLLVFSEMMGVPNPASYYTLELQPLLLERFHDWHKRMGMEHSPLDHFRCC comes from the coding sequence GTGAAAATCAAGCGGGTTCTGGCCTGGATAAACCGGGCCAGCCAATATGCGGAAGAGGTATATAACGCGCCCTACCGGGCGGCCATTGCCCGGGCCCGGCGCGAAGAGGAGGACCTCTTTATGCTGCTGGTGTTCTCGGAAATGATGGGAGTGCCGAACCCGGCCTCCTATTACACCCTGGAGCTGCAGCCCTTGCTGCTGGAACGGTTTCACGACTGGCACAAGCGCATGGGCATGGAGCACTCGCCGCTGGATCACTTCCGCTGCTGCTGA
- a CDS encoding sigma-54-dependent transcriptional regulator, whose amino-acid sequence MTAPHILLIDDDDAIRRSAAQTLELEDYRVQAFDRADKALPQLDENFAGIVITDINMPGITGLELLERIRIIDTDIPVILITGFGDISMAVSAIQSGAYDFIEKPFSSDLLLDVVHRALEKRALTLDNRRLRLELQAQSAPGPRIIGGSPAVQELRRLVQTVASSPADILLMGETGSGKDLLARYIHEHSPRREQNFVAINCGGMPESLIESELFGHEKGAFTDAKEKRIGKLEHAQGGTLFLDEIESMPMSLQIKLLRVLEERTIERLGSNRLIPLDIRIVAATKADLRALADAGDFREDLYYRLNVVRIDIPPLRARPDDIPMLFQHFALLASALYEREIPPLSAERLHQLLSHSWPGNVRELRNLAERYVLLGEACSFDLGDHSGPDSPASGQSLAARVDQFEKTLIQTELARHGGSIKHTQESLQLPRKTLYDKMKKHGLDKNDYKG is encoded by the coding sequence ATGACCGCGCCCCATATTCTGCTTATCGACGATGACGATGCCATTCGGCGCTCCGCCGCCCAGACCCTGGAGCTGGAAGATTACCGGGTGCAGGCCTTTGACCGCGCCGACAAGGCGCTGCCGCAGCTCGATGAGAACTTTGCCGGCATCGTGATTACCGACATCAATATGCCGGGCATCACCGGCCTGGAACTGTTGGAGCGGATCAGGATCATCGATACCGACATTCCGGTCATTCTGATCACCGGCTTTGGCGATATCTCCATGGCGGTGAGCGCCATTCAAAGCGGCGCCTACGACTTTATCGAAAAGCCCTTTTCATCGGATCTGCTGCTCGACGTGGTGCACCGGGCCCTGGAAAAACGCGCCCTGACCCTGGACAACCGCCGCCTGCGCCTGGAGTTGCAGGCGCAGAGCGCCCCCGGGCCACGCATTATCGGCGGCTCGCCGGCGGTGCAGGAGCTGCGCCGGCTGGTACAGACGGTGGCGTCCAGCCCGGCAGACATTTTGCTGATGGGAGAAACCGGCTCGGGCAAGGATCTGCTGGCCCGCTACATTCACGAGCACAGCCCGCGCCGGGAACAGAATTTTGTGGCCATTAACTGCGGCGGCATGCCCGAGAGCCTGATCGAATCCGAGCTGTTCGGCCACGAAAAGGGTGCCTTTACCGACGCCAAGGAAAAGCGCATCGGCAAGCTGGAGCACGCCCAGGGGGGCACCCTGTTTCTCGACGAAATCGAGAGCATGCCCATGAGCCTGCAGATCAAGCTGTTGCGGGTGCTGGAAGAGCGCACCATAGAACGACTTGGCTCCAACCGGCTGATTCCGCTGGACATTCGTATTGTGGCTGCCACCAAGGCGGATCTGCGGGCCCTGGCCGATGCCGGCGATTTCAGGGAAGATCTCTATTACCGGCTCAATGTGGTGCGCATCGACATTCCCCCCCTGCGCGCCCGCCCCGACGACATTCCCATGCTGTTTCAGCACTTTGCCCTGCTGGCCTCGGCCCTGTACGAACGGGAAATTCCACCGCTGTCGGCGGAGCGGCTGCATCAGCTTCTGAGCCACAGCTGGCCGGGCAATGTGCGGGAACTGCGCAATCTGGCGGAACGCTATGTATTGCTGGGCGAGGCCTGCTCCTTTGATCTGGGTGACCACAGCGGGCCCGACAGCCCGGCTTCCGGCCAGAGCCTGGCCGCCCGGGTCGATCAGTTCGAAAAAACCCTGATCCAGACCGAGCTGGCCCGCCACGGCGGCTCCATCAAGCACACTCAGGAAAGCCTGCAACTGCCGCGCAAGACCCTGTACGACAAAATGAAAAAACACGGCCTCGACAAAAATGACTACAAGGGCTGA
- a CDS encoding cupin domain-containing protein, translating to MTTAKQDGDDANDVGARLKAVRLMRNISQRELAKRTGVTHSSLSLIEQGKVSPSVSSLKKILDGIPMTVGEFFTLDLQNTDQIFFSPEELQDVGSGNLSLKLVGYNRKNRAMSFIVETYPPGVDTGHDMMAYHGEEAGVVIEGEIEITIGAQHRLLKAGDSYYFSTTQPHRFRNLSDKPCRIVSCSTPAKHF from the coding sequence ATGACAACAGCGAAGCAGGACGGCGACGACGCCAATGATGTGGGCGCCCGTCTCAAGGCGGTGCGCCTGATGCGCAATATTTCCCAGCGGGAGCTGGCCAAACGCACCGGCGTGACCCATTCCAGCCTGTCGCTGATTGAACAGGGCAAGGTCAGCCCTTCCGTGAGCTCCCTGAAGAAGATCCTCGACGGCATTCCCATGACGGTAGGGGAGTTTTTTACCCTGGATCTGCAAAACACCGATCAGATCTTTTTCAGCCCCGAGGAACTGCAGGACGTGGGCAGCGGCAATTTGTCCCTGAAACTGGTGGGCTACAACCGCAAGAACCGGGCCATGTCCTTTATTGTGGAAACCTATCCCCCCGGCGTGGATACCGGCCACGACATGATGGCCTACCATGGCGAGGAAGCCGGCGTGGTCATTGAAGGAGAAATTGAAATCACCATAGGTGCCCAGCACCGGTTGCTGAAGGCCGGCGACAGCTACTACTTCTCTACCACCCAGCCCCACCGTTTTCGCAACCTCAGCGATAAACCCTGCCGCATCGTCAGCTGCTCCACCCCGGCCAAGCATTTCTGA
- a CDS encoding carbon starvation CstA family protein has translation MNAIFLMLIGLGAMALGYFVYSKFVAEKIFRLDPGFRTPAHEFEDGVDYVPTNKFVLWGHHFTSVAGAAPIVGPAIAVIWGWVPAFLWVVFGTIFFAGVHDAGAIWASNRNKAKSVGSLTGDVVGKRARSIFMIVIFLVLLMVNAVFAVVIAGLLTQFQTSVVPVWGAIVVALIIGQLIYRKMIGLLTVSVVGVVALYALIWVGPSMPLALPELFMGLTDKAQWIILLFVYAAIASLLPVWMLLQPRDYINGLQLFVGLGLLYGAVLLSAPDVVAPAFNDNVPEGTPSMIPLLFVTIACGAISGFHGLVSSGTTSKQLDKETDLRFVGYFGAIGEGCLALAAIIAATAGFATLADWQAIYSGFGQGGVAAFVQGGANILSNGLGFDIELSQTILTVMAVLFAGTTMDTGLRLQRYIFQEWGVIYNINWMQKAAPATLLAVASCLLLAFGAGGDGSGGLLIWPLFGTTNQLLAGLTLLVITVMLARLGRPMLVTLIPLLFLLVMTVLALLIQLKGFYEQANWFLFGLDLVVLAAAILVALECGSTLNRLRSGKAEELEDQS, from the coding sequence ATGAATGCCATATTCCTGATGTTGATCGGGCTGGGCGCCATGGCGCTTGGCTATTTCGTGTATTCGAAATTCGTGGCCGAAAAAATATTTCGGCTGGACCCGGGATTTCGTACCCCGGCTCACGAATTTGAAGACGGGGTGGATTATGTGCCCACCAACAAGTTCGTGCTCTGGGGTCACCACTTTACCTCGGTAGCCGGGGCCGCCCCCATAGTGGGGCCGGCCATCGCGGTGATCTGGGGCTGGGTGCCCGCCTTTTTGTGGGTGGTGTTCGGCACCATCTTCTTTGCCGGTGTGCACGATGCAGGGGCGATCTGGGCCAGTAATCGCAACAAGGCCAAATCGGTGGGGTCCCTCACCGGCGACGTGGTGGGCAAGCGCGCCCGCAGCATTTTCATGATCGTAATTTTCCTGGTGCTGCTGATGGTGAACGCCGTGTTCGCCGTGGTGATCGCCGGCCTGCTCACCCAGTTCCAGACCTCGGTGGTGCCGGTGTGGGGCGCCATCGTGGTAGCGCTGATCATCGGTCAGCTGATTTACCGCAAGATGATTGGCCTGCTCACCGTGTCCGTGGTGGGCGTGGTAGCGCTCTATGCCCTGATCTGGGTCGGCCCTTCCATGCCGCTGGCGCTGCCCGAGCTGTTTATGGGGCTGACCGACAAGGCCCAGTGGATCATTCTGCTGTTTGTCTACGCCGCCATCGCCTCGCTGCTGCCGGTGTGGATGCTGCTGCAGCCCCGGGATTACATCAACGGCCTGCAGCTGTTTGTGGGCCTGGGCCTGCTCTACGGTGCCGTGCTGCTGTCGGCCCCGGACGTGGTGGCGCCGGCGTTTAACGACAATGTGCCGGAAGGCACGCCCTCCATGATACCGCTGCTGTTTGTCACCATTGCCTGCGGCGCCATCTCCGGCTTTCACGGCCTGGTATCCTCCGGCACCACCTCCAAGCAGCTCGACAAGGAAACCGACCTGCGCTTTGTGGGTTATTTCGGCGCCATTGGTGAAGGCTGCCTGGCGCTGGCCGCCATCATCGCCGCCACCGCCGGTTTCGCCACCCTGGCCGACTGGCAGGCCATTTACAGCGGCTTTGGCCAGGGTGGTGTGGCCGCCTTTGTGCAGGGCGGCGCCAACATTCTGAGCAACGGCCTGGGCTTTGATATCGAGCTGTCGCAGACCATTCTCACCGTGATGGCGGTGCTGTTTGCCGGCACCACCATGGATACCGGCCTGCGCCTGCAGCGCTACATCTTTCAGGAGTGGGGCGTTATCTACAACATTAACTGGATGCAGAAGGCGGCCCCGGCCACCCTGTTGGCGGTGGCTTCATGCCTGTTGCTGGCCTTTGGCGCCGGCGGTGATGGCTCCGGCGGCCTGCTGATCTGGCCGCTGTTCGGTACCACCAACCAGCTGCTGGCGGGCCTGACCCTGCTGGTGATCACCGTGATGCTGGCGCGACTGGGCCGACCCATGCTGGTCACCCTGATCCCACTGCTGTTCCTGCTGGTGATGACGGTATTGGCGCTGCTTATTCAGCTCAAAGGCTTCTATGAGCAGGCCAACTGGTTCCTGTTTGGCCTGGATCTGGTGGTGCTGGCGGCGGCCATTCTGGTGGCCCTGGAATGCGGCTCTACCCTGAACCGGCTGCGCAGCGGCAAGGCCGAAGAGCTCGAGGACCAGTCGTGA
- a CDS encoding sensor histidine kinase, whose amino-acid sequence MSQHATLSRLRRIALPLLLLTGTLLVTAGLFFHAQNQGLAHIRQNAEASLSRYIINLRHQLARHRDLPRLLATQQQLKALLADPYNPQKVDAANRYLAWVNRTMGATDSYLIDSNGITLAASNWDQPNPFIGNDYSFRPYFQQAVEGGQGRYFALGNTSRVRGYFFSAPVRQNGQIIGVAVVKVDLEDIEGSWNDALQDILVMDEDGVIFISTRHHWRFRLLPQGNALVPDQQLLARIQGSRRYENAEITPLPLHNREITARGNQLLTLNGNQAAGHYLLVSELVPEAGMRVAVLANLSPLKTRIARTLVMGLGGFWAIAALLLFLRARHRMQRRHERELQQAHEALERRVEQRTRQLTDSNQRLKQEVEQHRQTQDQLVQAAKMAVLGQLSAGINHELNQPLTAIRQFADNGRKLLERGRTESVAGNLREIGGLAERMAAILQPLREFARQRDAGGAQTRLAQLRQGVMVLMGGELEKRHARLHWPNTYDSLMVAGDLGRLEQVLVNLIGNALQAMADEPAPRIDIDVQASERQVTLRVRDDGPGLSEQALAHIFEPFFTTKSTGLGLGLSISHRIVQSLGGELTAANHPQGGAIFTLVLARAHKEPA is encoded by the coding sequence ATGAGTCAACATGCCACCCTCTCCCGCCTGCGCCGCATCGCCCTGCCGTTGCTGTTGCTGACCGGCACCCTGCTGGTGACCGCCGGGCTGTTCTTTCATGCCCAGAATCAGGGGCTGGCACACATTCGCCAGAACGCCGAGGCCAGCCTCAGTCGCTATATCATCAACCTGCGCCACCAGCTGGCCCGGCACCGGGATCTGCCCAGGCTGCTGGCCACCCAGCAGCAGCTCAAGGCGCTGCTGGCCGACCCTTACAACCCGCAAAAGGTCGACGCCGCCAACCGCTATCTGGCCTGGGTCAACCGCACCATGGGCGCCACCGACAGCTACCTTATCGACAGCAACGGCATCACCCTGGCGGCCAGCAACTGGGATCAGCCCAATCCCTTTATCGGCAACGACTACAGCTTTCGCCCCTATTTTCAGCAGGCCGTGGAAGGCGGCCAGGGCCGCTACTTCGCCCTCGGCAATACTTCGCGAGTGCGGGGGTATTTCTTTTCCGCCCCGGTGCGGCAAAACGGCCAGATCATCGGCGTGGCCGTGGTCAAGGTGGATCTGGAAGATATTGAAGGCAGCTGGAACGATGCCCTGCAGGACATTCTGGTGATGGACGAAGACGGCGTCATCTTTATCTCCACCCGTCATCACTGGCGCTTTCGACTGCTGCCTCAGGGCAATGCCCTGGTGCCGGACCAGCAACTGCTGGCCCGTATTCAGGGCAGCCGCCGTTACGAAAACGCCGAGATCACCCCCCTGCCCCTGCACAACAGGGAGATCACCGCCAGAGGCAACCAGCTGCTGACCCTGAATGGCAATCAGGCCGCCGGTCACTATCTGCTGGTCAGTGAACTGGTGCCGGAGGCCGGCATGCGGGTGGCGGTACTGGCCAACCTGAGCCCACTCAAGACCCGCATTGCCCGCACCCTGGTCATGGGGCTGGGCGGTTTCTGGGCGATCGCCGCCCTGTTGCTGTTCCTGCGCGCCCGCCATCGCATGCAACGGCGCCATGAGCGTGAGCTGCAGCAGGCCCACGAGGCACTGGAACGACGGGTGGAGCAGCGTACCCGGCAGCTGACCGACAGCAACCAGCGTCTTAAACAGGAAGTGGAGCAACACCGACAGACTCAGGATCAACTGGTGCAGGCCGCCAAAATGGCGGTGCTGGGTCAGTTGTCGGCGGGCATTAACCACGAGCTGAACCAACCACTCACCGCCATTCGCCAGTTCGCCGACAACGGCCGCAAGCTGCTGGAGCGGGGGCGCACCGAGTCGGTGGCCGGCAACCTGCGGGAAATTGGCGGCCTGGCCGAACGCATGGCCGCCATTTTGCAGCCGCTGCGTGAATTCGCCCGCCAGCGCGATGCCGGCGGCGCGCAGACCCGGCTGGCGCAGTTGCGTCAGGGCGTCATGGTGCTGATGGGCGGCGAACTGGAAAAGCGTCATGCCCGCCTGCACTGGCCGAATACCTATGACTCGCTCATGGTGGCCGGTGATCTGGGCCGGCTCGAGCAGGTGCTGGTCAACCTGATTGGCAACGCCCTGCAGGCCATGGCCGATGAGCCCGCGCCCCGCATCGACATTGATGTGCAGGCCAGCGAACGGCAGGTGACGCTCAGGGTGCGCGATGACGGCCCCGGCCTGAGTGAACAGGCCCTGGCGCACATTTTTGAACCCTTTTTCACCACCAAGTCCACCGGCCTCGGGCTGGGGCTGTCCATCTCTCACCGCATTGTTCAAAGCCTGGGGGGCGAGCTGACCGCCGCCAACCACCCGCAAGGCGGCGCCATCTTCACCCTGGTGCTTGCCCGCGCCCACAAGGAGCCCGCATGA
- a CDS encoding ArsA family ATPase codes for MLLTDKRVVLVGGKGGVGKTTVSSSLALLAARRGKRCLLVSTDPAHSLADAFGRDIGDTITRLAPNLDGLELDPDHEVEQHLARVLAQLKRFTRPEMYGEVERQMRLTRQSPGAQEAALLERMARVMEGGLQTHDLVIFDTAPTGHTLRLLSLPEAMAAWTQGMLKSNRRSEKLGEVLDHLTPGKDVDSPFGDPRAHETAGMDERTKSITDTLLARQRLFQRTRRLLTDSEQTALLFVLTPEKLPILETGRAVAALREEKLPLTGLVVNRILPDDADGAFLARRRSLEKTHLADIARIFADLSRYPLYLQPTDIQGLDGLSDMATRLEQAGL; via the coding sequence ATGTTACTGACCGACAAGCGGGTGGTGCTGGTGGGCGGCAAGGGCGGCGTGGGCAAGACCACGGTGTCGTCGTCGCTGGCGCTGCTGGCGGCCCGCCGGGGCAAGCGTTGCCTGCTGGTGTCGACCGACCCGGCTCACAGCCTGGCCGACGCCTTTGGCCGGGACATTGGCGACACCATTACCCGGCTGGCGCCCAACCTCGACGGCCTGGAGCTGGATCCGGACCACGAGGTAGAGCAGCACCTGGCCCGGGTGCTGGCCCAGCTTAAACGCTTTACTCGGCCCGAAATGTACGGCGAGGTAGAGCGGCAGATGCGGCTCACCCGACAGTCGCCGGGGGCCCAGGAGGCGGCACTGCTGGAGCGCATGGCCCGAGTGATGGAAGGGGGGCTGCAAACCCACGACCTGGTGATCTTCGACACCGCTCCTACCGGCCACACCCTGCGCCTGCTCAGCCTGCCCGAGGCCATGGCGGCCTGGACTCAGGGCATGCTCAAGAGCAACCGACGGTCGGAAAAACTGGGCGAAGTGCTGGACCACCTGACCCCGGGCAAGGACGTGGACAGCCCCTTTGGCGACCCTCGGGCCCACGAAACCGCCGGCATGGACGAACGCACCAAATCCATTACCGATACCCTGCTGGCCCGTCAGCGACTGTTTCAGCGCACCCGCCGGCTGCTTACCGACAGTGAGCAGACCGCGCTGCTGTTTGTGTTGACGCCCGAAAAGCTGCCGATACTGGAAACCGGGCGGGCGGTGGCGGCGCTGCGGGAAGAAAAGCTGCCCCTGACCGGGCTGGTGGTGAATCGCATTTTGCCCGACGACGCCGACGGCGCCTTTCTGGCCCGGCGGCGCTCGCTGGAAAAAACACACCTGGCCGATATTGCTCGAATATTTGCGGATCTGTCCCGCTATCCGCTGTATCTTCAGCCCACCGACATTCAGGGGCTGGACGGCCTGAGCGACATGGCTACCCGGCTGGAGCAGGCCGGGCTCTGA
- a CDS encoding PLP-dependent aminotransferase family protein: MTMARYRQLAEKFITDIQAGRLAPGERLLSLRQLARQHGISMSTAVSCYAELESLGWLVARPKAGFFVAAGRPVAPAPEWASFASRVATPERGRARARERNGGPLGTALLGLDEATRNGLDRSFRRALAATAGRIGEYPPPLGEPALLAALTSHFSQAGFALGADELMITHGCMAAVQSALEICTRPGDAVAISSPCYNGLLELLAHMSRRIVEIPSRADGIDLDQLERLMAEGTVQAGLFCTSHMNPQGITMSVAQKQRLARLASRYRVPVIEDDVYLELAHGDRMPLPAAWYDEEGYVIWCGSVSKTLSPGYRLGWCRPGRFGAAMASRLFGVPTLVQLAMADFIDTGAYARHLRRTRIRLIRQKQFYLDYLARRLPSGSRIAQPDGGLVLWLQVPGLAAEALGQAARGAGLDIRTGDLFTASAHYRDCLRINMGFAFDEQVRLELDTLVRLIEAHCA; this comes from the coding sequence ATGACGATGGCGAGATATCGGCAGCTGGCGGAGAAGTTCATCACCGACATTCAAGCCGGCCGGCTGGCACCGGGCGAGCGGCTGCTGTCGCTGCGCCAGCTGGCCCGCCAGCACGGGATCAGCATGTCTACCGCGGTCAGCTGTTACGCCGAGCTGGAATCTCTCGGCTGGCTGGTGGCCAGGCCCAAGGCGGGTTTTTTCGTGGCCGCCGGCCGGCCCGTGGCGCCGGCGCCGGAATGGGCATCCTTTGCCAGCCGGGTGGCGACACCGGAACGAGGTCGTGCACGGGCGCGGGAGCGGAATGGTGGGCCCCTGGGTACGGCACTGCTGGGGCTTGACGAAGCCACCCGCAATGGTCTGGATCGCAGCTTTCGACGGGCCCTGGCAGCCACTGCCGGCCGGATCGGCGAATATCCGCCCCCCCTGGGCGAACCTGCGTTGTTGGCAGCCCTGACCAGTCATTTCAGTCAGGCGGGCTTTGCCCTCGGCGCCGACGAGCTGATGATCACCCATGGCTGCATGGCCGCGGTGCAGAGCGCGCTGGAGATCTGCACTCGGCCCGGTGACGCGGTGGCCATCAGTTCGCCCTGTTATAACGGCCTGCTCGAGCTGTTGGCGCATATGTCGCGGCGCATTGTGGAGATTCCGTCCCGGGCCGACGGCATTGATCTGGACCAGCTGGAACGGCTGATGGCCGAAGGCACGGTGCAGGCGGGGCTGTTTTGCACCAGCCACATGAACCCCCAGGGCATCACCATGTCGGTGGCTCAGAAGCAACGGCTGGCACGGCTGGCCAGTCGCTACCGCGTGCCGGTGATTGAGGACGATGTCTATCTGGAGCTGGCCCACGGCGATCGCATGCCGCTGCCGGCCGCCTGGTATGACGAGGAAGGATATGTGATCTGGTGTGGTTCGGTGTCCAAGACATTGTCCCCCGGTTACCGGCTGGGCTGGTGTCGCCCGGGTCGCTTTGGTGCCGCCATGGCGTCCAGGCTGTTTGGTGTGCCCACCCTGGTACAGCTGGCCATGGCCGACTTTATCGACACCGGGGCTTATGCCCGGCATTTGCGTCGTACCCGAATCCGGTTGATTCGGCAAAAGCAGTTTTACCTAGATTACCTGGCCCGACGGCTGCCTTCGGGCAGCCGAATCGCCCAGCCGGACGGTGGCCTGGTGCTCTGGCTGCAGGTGCCCGGGCTGGCGGCCGAGGCACTGGGGCAGGCCGCCCGCGGCGCCGGCCTGGACATTCGCACCGGCGACCTGTTCACCGCCTCCGCGCACTACCGCGACTGCCTGCGCATCAATATGGGCTTTGCATTTGACGAGCAGGTACGCCTGGAGCTGGACACCCTGGTACGGCTGATCGAGGCGCATTGCGCCTGA